One part of the Dermacentor silvarum isolate Dsil-2018 chromosome 6, BIME_Dsil_1.4, whole genome shotgun sequence genome encodes these proteins:
- the LOC125946266 gene encoding endothelin-converting enzyme 2-like, which translates to MFLMNRRLLQLLAWLVAGFDDPAALLSYVTWHVARHLAPMTSYPLSHAQFADTSSELGSRSAYTATLGYMIGRCYVDADSRMPFAFARVFTQRWLPPQTVQNVSAMLSRIRAMANATMAAVSWMDEETKRAAFEKLATLRSIVGSPEGMSSDSALWSLYPYVPDLSGSYLQMVLSLHVAELRYAKSFLRSANGSEASSGERVNVPLTLVNAFYLPVYHVVVIPAAILYPPFYITSHPASYNYGSLGHVLGHELTHAFDPDMGLYGRDGLRHDWWTPASRRMFEAKLACLRRLYNEIPWSGGVNFGDHALSENFADSGGVLKAYRAFKAAPKVVVGNQRGEDEAAASRALSRFSAEQLFFVSSCFKWCSRDEKQSPGWYSPPRMRCNVPLLNMPEFAEAFECGAGKTMNPATRCDFM; encoded by the coding sequence ATGTTCCTCATGAATCGCCGGCTGCTCCAGCTTCTCGCGTGGCTCGTCGCAGGCTTTGATGACCCCGCTGCGTTACTCTCGTACGTCACGTGGCACGTGGCGCGGCATCTCGCGCCCATGACGTCGTACCCGCTGTCGCACGCCCAGTTCGCCGACACTTCCAGTGAGCTGGGTTCTCGGAGCGCCTACACCGCCACGCTGGGCTACATGATTGGCCGCTGTTACGTGGACGCCGACTCCAGGATGCCGTTCGCCTTCGCGCGTGTCTTCACGCAGCGCTGGCTGCCCCCGCAGACGGTGCAGAACGTGAGTGCCATGCTGTCTCGCATCCGGGCAATGGCGAACGCCACAATGGCCGCCGTGTCCTGGATGGACGAGGAGACCAAGCGAGCTGCGTTCGAGAAACTGGCCACGTTGCGCTCCATCGTCGGCAGTCCCGAGGGCATGTCCTCGGACAGTGCCCTCTGGTCGCTGTACCCGTACGTGCCCGATTTGAGCGGCTCGTACCTGCAGATGGTTCTATCGTTGCACGTCGCGGAGCTGCGTTACGCCAAGAGCTTCCTGCGCTCCGCTAACGGCTCAGAAGCATCGTCTGGCGAACGGGTCAACGTGCCGCTGACTCTGGTCAACGCCTTCTACCTGCCCGTGTACCACGTGGTGGTCATACCAGCGGCCATCCTGTACCCGCCCTTCTACATCACCTCGCACCCGGCATCGTACAACTACGGCAGCCTCGGCCACGTGTTGGGCCACGAGCTGACGCACGCGTTCGATCCGGACATGGGTCTCTACGGCCGCGACGGACTGCGCCACGACTGGTGGACTCCGGCGTCGCGCAGAATGTTCGAAGCGAAGCTGGCCTGCCTGCGCAGGCTGTACAACGAGATCCCCTGGTCCGGGGGCGTCAACTTCGGCGACCACGCGCTGTCCGAGAACTTCGCCGACAGCGGTGGCGTGCTCAAGGCGTACCGGGCTTTCAAGGCTGCGCCCAAGGTGGTCGTGGGGAACCAGCGTGGCGAAGACGAGGCGGCTGCGTCGCGGGCGCTATCCCGGTTCAGCGCCGAGCAGCTGTTTTTTGTCAGCAGCTGCTTCAAGTGGTGCTCCCGGGACGAGAAGCAGAGCCCCGGCTGGTACTCGCCTCCGCGCATGCGCTGCAATGTTCCCCTGCTCAACATGCCCGAGTTCGCCGAGGCGTTTGAGTGCGGCGCGGGAAAGACGATGAACCCGGCGACTCGTTGCGACTTTATGTGA
- the LOC119456764 gene encoding solute carrier family 2, facilitated glucose transporter member 8 yields MPGKRVKASSKKRSDASRKAAQATSTAATSTAATSVLETTAMSNMGDTAVSKVTSTATSNVTSKAPSTATSNITSKVPSKVSSKESTRVSPSEAAPKASSASEVPPAEPEAASTGYAAMEALRNLKAIARGGTPASYVDTGGARGHHARAMVTACLCSCAAGATLGFASAAMPSIEHEPWYHLEQAPPENRWVANILSFGAAIGALLSGLPLWSLGSRRTLVLCALVMALSWVVLATSFDAITLLIARAACGMWLGVTNIGVSLYVAEVAPTEKRAFYTGLAELLYTHSSRCQVATSVGIMASYTLSGLSWRLQAAIWTLVQLPPLLGSLRYLVESPRWLLLWGRSDEAGVAAGQLYGFHKPPELRPGRLQDQDTKPSSSPRSATCTQLFFLRGIQAMERQVKDVPAALAALIMAAIHVSFAVLFTSLTRPTGRRQLLCVSALLEVFCFAAFPPFEQLAFGQWSTAGPPGETNWNSVYSLNLLVLSYSVGLCHLPPLLTAELCSGPPWLRYLGASSVWAMRWLLAFLLVQFNDQFQTMMRMRDAHIYAALVLALLAGALLFLLPETEGRTLMAIERE; encoded by the exons ATGCCAGGAAAACGCGTTAAGGCGTCATCAAAGAAGAGATCCGATGC GTCCCGGAAGGCTGCGCAGGCCACTTCTACGGCAGCCACTTCTACGGCAGCCACGTCGGTCCTGGAGACCACGGCCATGTCCAATATGGGGGACACTGCGGTTTCAAAGGTGACCTCGACAGCGACGTCAAACGTAACATCGAAGGCACCCTCGACAGCAACGTCGAACATTACATCAAAGGTACCCTCAAAGGTTTCATCCAAGGAATCTACACGGGTGTCGCCGTCGGAGGCGGCGCCCAAGGCGTCGTCTGCGTCCGAGGTGCCACCTGCGGAACCGGAAGCAGCGTCAACCGGATACGCGGCCATGGAGGCATTGCGCAACCTgaaggcgatcgcgagaggcggcACCCCGGCCTCCTACGTGGACACCGGCGGCGCGCGAGGCCACCACGCCAGAGCCATGGTGACGGCCTGCCTGTGCTCGTGCGCGGCCGGCGCCACTCTGGGCTTCGCCTCGGCGGCCATGCCTTCCATCGAACACGAGCCGTGGTACCATTTGGAGCAGGCGCCGCCCGAGAACAGATGGGTCGCCAACATTCTCTCGTTCGGGGCCGCCATCGGGGCGCTGCTGTcgg GGTTGCCGTTGTGGTCGCTGGGCAGCCGGAGGACGCTTGTGCTCTGCGCCCTGGTAATGGCTCTCTCGTGGGTCGTGCTTGCCACGTCTTTCGATGCCATCACGCTCCTGATAGCGAGGGCTGCGTGTGGAATGTGGTTGGGCGTCACCAACATCGGCGTCAGCCTGTACGTGGCCGAGGTGGCACCAACAGAAAAGAGGGCCTTCTACACGGGTCTCGCCGAG TTGCTCTACACACACTCTTCACGATGCCAGGTCGCCACGAGCGTTGGTATCATGGCCAGCTACACCCTGAGCGGCCTCTCGTGGCGGTTGCAAGCGGCGATCTGGACCCTGGTGCAATTACCGCCACTTCTGGGTTCACTGCGATACCTGGTCGAGAGCCCCCGCTGGCTCCTGCTTTGGGGACGTTCGGACGAGGCAGGCGTGGCCGCAGGACAGCTCTACGGGTTCCACAAGCCACCAGAGCTGAGGCCGGGACGGCTTCAAGATCAAGACACCAAGCCGTCGAGTTCACCCAGA AGTGCCACGTGCACGCAGCTCTTCTTCTTACGAGGCATCCAGGCCATGGAACGCCAGGTGAAGGACGTGCCAGCAGCGCTTGCCGCTCTCATCATGGCGGCCATACACGTGTCCTTCGCGGTGTTGTTCACCTCGCTCACACGCCCCACAGGTCGGCGGCAGCTGCTGTGCGTATCGGCTCTACTCGAGGTCTTCTGCTTCGCCGCCTTTCCACCTTTCGAACAGCTCGCCTTCGG TCAGTGGTCGACGGCAGGGCCTCCCGGCGAGACCAACTGGAACTCCGTGTACTCGCTCAACCTTCTCGTGCTGAGCTATTCGGTGGGCCTTTGCCACCTGCCACCGCTGCTAACGGCCGAACTCTGTTCGGGACCCCCCTGGCTGCGATACCTGGGCGCCTCGTCCGTTTGGGCCATGCGGTGGCTTCTCGCCTTTCTCCTGGTGCAGTTCAACGACCAGTTCCAGACGATGATGCGTATGCGAGACGCACACATCTATGCCGCCCTGGTGCTGGCCTTGCTGGCCGGGGCACTGCTCTTCCTGCTGCCCGAGACTGAGGGTCGGACGCTGATGGCCATCGAGCGGGAATAA